The Chryseobacterium glaciei DNA window GTGATTAGCACCAAATTTGAAAAGATTCTTCTTGTCTTTCCATTCAGGAAGTTTTTCAAAAACCAAGTGTTTCATGTATTGAACTCTTAAACGATGAATTCGATTTAAATATAGTTCCCTGCTTAATTTTAATTCTTCAAGCTGCTCTTTCTCGTTGGCTGATAAATTCAGAGTGCTCAATGCGTTCATTTTTGCCAGACAATCGTCAGAGAGCAAATAGAATGTGGTGTTCTTTTTTGTGTCATAAGCAGCGGAATTATCTATCATCTGCTTATAAATTTCTTTTGCTTTAGCATTTTTGGATTGTTTACTCAATTCCGAAAGCAGTAACCGATCTGAAAATATATTAATTTGATCAGCTCCATATAGTTTGATATTATGCTGAACTATGTTTTTGAATAAATCAAACTCAGATTCACCTTGTAAAAAAGATAAAGCTGAGCCTGATTCATTACGGAATTTGTCCAGTTCAGCAGGTGATAAGGATTTAATTTTTGTTGATATTGTGTTGATTGTATATTGATCAATTTCAAGAATATAGTTGTCGAACTTAGTATTATTGATAATCGCGTTTGTGAAGTAAGGGACTTCATTGGTGAAATGTTGCTCGCCCAATAAAACAGAATTGCTTTTGCTGATTTCATCCTGTAAGGTCGTCCAGCCTTTACCTTCGAAAGCGTTGTTATTGTTTTTTTTAAAGGTGGAGTAGTTTTTTTGAATTAAACTATCCATTAATGTGGTTTGTGCGTAACTGAAATTGGCAATAAATAGGGTTAGAATTATTAGTTTGGTTTTCTTCACTTTTTTTTAGAAAGATACAATTATTAATCATTATTGTCCAGCAAAATTTAAAACCAAAACATATCTAGCAATCAATTATTTGTCATTTTATTTTGATGATTTATAGAAATTAGGCATCAAAAAAAAGACATCTGTTCACTTTCAGCTTGATCAACAATCCCGTCTTTTTCAGGATTCTCTAGAAACTTAATCAATTGAATGTAATTGAAGAGGTGGATTTTACAAAAACTAACCAAGTTTGAAAATGTTCAGTTTCTTTTGAGCTTCTTTTTTATTACGGCTATCAGTAAGTTAACTGCAAAACCAGTATAGGATTATGGTCTATCAGGAAGATATTATCAAAATAGCATTGTATTTCCGGGGGAGGTCTGCTGGAAGAGCAATGAGCGGTAAAGGAAAATCTTTGTCCATATTACAGAAATTAAAAGACATTTTTTTTGAATCCTTTAAGGACAAAGGACATCCTGAACAATTATCTCAGGAAGTGCATAGGCAAATCGAATCCTTTACAGGTATTGCACATTCTGCTTCTTACACAGTGGAAAGTTATCAGAGTCTATATTTATAAGACCTACTACCCTATAGAATTCATGGTGTCAGCCATCAATAACGGAGGTCAAGTTTACAGAATGGAAGTGTATATTCACGAAGCAAAAATGTCGGGAGTAACCATTCATAATTCGTGTATCAATCTCAGCGAATTGCAGAAGACGGTCTATGGAAAAGATGTGTGTTTGGGTTTTATGTCAAACATTGGCCAGTATTTATATATCCAGCTTGTGGTAAACAGAAAAATAATCCCATAAAGTACGATTACCATTTTCTATTAATAGCATTGCTTTCTATAGTTACTAAAGACTCTCCACGATTTAATTGATTTGATCTTGAGGAAACTCGACCTTCTTTTTATGCTCAATACTTAAATGTGACAGCAATATAATTGTTAATTTTTTCAATTGTTTTCAATGGATATCAAAGAACTTGTATGATTTAATTGATTCTTATAACTGAGGTTCCTGCTTTTTCTTTGCCGATGATCATAGGAAGTATAAGGCACATAAAACCTTAATCCTCCAAGCTGTTGGAGGAAGAGGCTCGAAATATTTTTGTCCGCAGGATTCAGGAGTGTCTGAAAAATTGATTGGAGCTTGTGGAAAGAATTTTTATAGAAACCCAAAATTATTTTTTTAGGTGACTGATACTTTTCTACATTTGCATTAGTAAAAAGCAATACCTCTGTGATAAAGATGACAAAACAGTTTCACTGATGATCTACATTTATTTGTAAGTGTTGATGAGATAGATCAAAGAGTCGGTTGAATATTTGGCAGGAAAAATCTTTTAGAACAAAACTTTTTGACGAGATTATCAACCAATACTTTATTTTAATTCATAAAATAAAATTCAAACGATAAAAACTTATATCTAAATAAAAGGTAAGTGGTTTGAAATGCTTAAAAGAAATTTTTGGAGAATGCAGGGCTTAAACAAATAAGTAAGATTAACCATCTACTATCTTGGAAGAATATATTTAATCTGATGTTTTAAGCAATTATATTATAAATTTGTAAAAAACACTAAACATCGCAAAGCCAACCAATTTTAGATGTATATACGCTTCATTATAGCACATACATTTAAGTTCATGGCAATTTAAACACAGAATCAGAATACAAGGTGTTTTGGATTAGAAAAATAAAAAGGTAATGAAAATTTCAGTAGCACAAACAAGACCAATTAAAGGCGACATATATGCAAATATTGAGATACATAAAAAATTGATTAACCTTGCTGTTTCTCATAAGACCGACTCAATATTTTTTTCCGAACTTTCTGTTACTGGTTATGAATCTGAGGACAAAGCAATGATACATTATCCAGAAATTGCAAAGAAATTTTCAATGCCAGTTTTAATGTCTAACTGCGTGGGGTTTTGCGACAACTTCCAAAGTGTTGGAAAAAGTTCGGTTCGGAGCAAGCAAGGAAATTTGGTAGGACGACCAAAAAGCAATATTGACCAATAAAAATATCAAGTGACACAAGAAGAAATTAACATAAATAACATCTTAACTTTCGACAATTTAATGGTAGAAATACCAAGTGGGAACATTGAATTGAGGGACGACAGGACAAAACAAAATTGGACTGTTGAGATAAACCCAAAAACGCTAATGGCAATTTGAGGAAACGATAATAATAAACTAATAAATAAACTAATAAAAATGACTTTCATTAAAACAATTTTTACATTTTTAATTACGCTTTTAATTGTAACAACAACTTTTGCACAAGAATCTAAACATAAAACCAAAATCTTATTAATCGGGACAATTCACTTCGAAACGCCTCATTTAGATCAGTTTGAATTAAAGACTGACGATTTTTTAGCTCCAAAAAGACAGCAGGAACTGGAAGAGTTGACCGGAATTTTGAAACGAACAAATGCTGATAAAGTGATGATAGAAAAACCATTTAATCAGCAAAAGCAAATTGATAGTTTGTATAATGCATATTCCCAAAACAAGTATAAATTAACAGTTTCTGAACGAGAGCAAATCGGTTTTAGATTAGCTAAAAAATTAAATTTAAAACATATCAATTGTATAGATGTTTTTTATGGAATGAAACATGACAGTTTAGTTTCTGTAACTGCTAAAGAGAAAAATCAGTTATATCTATTAAATGAATTAAGTACTACTGCGAATAACTTTATACTTGAAATAGATAACGTATCAAAACGAAATTCAATAACCGAAATACTAAAATATATCAACACAAAAGAACTTTTGCAGAAAAATTTATCACTGTACTTAAAATATTATGCAAAAATTGGTGCTGGAGAGAATTATATTGGTGCCGAATCAGTTTCTGATTGGTATTTGAGGAATTTAGCCATTTACGCTAATATAATTACTCAAATCAATGCAAATGACAAATACGTTATACTCATATTTGGACAAGGACATATTCCGATATTAAAACACCTACTACAAAATAATGACGACTTTGAACTCGTTGAATTAAATAGCGTATTAAAATAAACTGCGCCCAACCGCCCGTTTGGCAATATGAAGGATTTAGGCTAAATTTGAAGATGGTTTTGTACTTGAAAAATTAGTCAGTAACCGAAATTTGAGTTTTATTTAGTCTGCCACATCGCCAAGCGGCAAAGCGTTGTGTAACATTTTGTGCAGAACGTGTAACTAAACAAAAAAATAAATATTTTTTAACAAAAAATTATGCAAGAAGAAATAACGAAACATTCAAAAAAAATTTACAAAACTGTGAAAAATTCAGAACACACATTGGGAGAGAAAGTGAAAGAAATCATCATAGAAATTTTTATAATCGTTTTTGCTGTAACACTTTCAATATGGTTACACAGTTGGAGTGAACACAAACATCAACAAGAAGAAGTATCAGTGTTTCTTGGTAATTTAAAAAATGATTTAAAGGATGACATAAAAAAGCTCGACAATGGAAAGGAACAATATCAAAAGGCAAACATAGATTATGAAAAAATTTTAGCACTGACGCCTCTTCAACTTGACAGTATTTATAAGTCTAAAGATATAGTTCATTTCCCTGTTTTTTCACATGGAAATATAATGAATGTTGGAAATTTTGAAGGTTTTAAGTCAAGTGGTAAAATTGGCTATATTGAAGACGAAAAATTAAAACAGAAAATCTTAAGTTATTACCAAATAATTGTACCGGCAGTTAATGAAGTTGATAAAATTTATGATAGTTTTTTATTTAAATGTTTTGATAAAATGATAGAAAACGCTGATAAACCTGAAGAAAAATTATATTCAGACCCAAAATTTAAAAAAACAGTCGAATTTCTTGTCAGACTAGGTAAGAATAACATAAGGGTTTATGACGAAAATACAAAACCAGAAGCAATTGAACTTATTAAAGAAATTGAAAAGAAAGAGAATAAATAAAACGGTACACAACGTCCGTTTGCCAAAATGGCGGGTTTAGGCTTAACTTGAAGATGGTTTTGTACTTGTAAACGAAATTCTTTAGTTTAATAACAGTTTTAAGAAATAAAAAATATTTAAAAAAATTAACAACTGTCTGAAACGATCATTTTAAATTTTGTACTATATTTACAATACAAAAAGTTAAAATTGCAATATGCACCCGGCAAAGGTGCATGTATCTATCATTTGATTATTCCAATTAAGTATATGAATTTCAAATCATTTCAATTCATCCTGACACTTTCGTTAATCTTTATTACAACTTCAGTTTCATTTGGTCAGTCAAAAGACGAGGTAGAAATCAGAAGGCTAGAAAAACTTTGGACTACCCTCCTGGACAAAGGTGATACAGTTTCGCTAGCATCTATATGGTCAAAAGATTATGTTGTGAACAATCCGAACGGAAAAATTGTTACACCTTCTG harbors:
- a CDS encoding DUF5694 domain-containing protein, encoding MTFIKTIFTFLITLLIVTTTFAQESKHKTKILLIGTIHFETPHLDQFELKTDDFLAPKRQQELEELTGILKRTNADKVMIEKPFNQQKQIDSLYNAYSQNKYKLTVSEREQIGFRLAKKLNLKHINCIDVFYGMKHDSLVSVTAKEKNQLYLLNELSTTANNFILEIDNVSKRNSITEILKYINTKELLQKNLSLYLKYYAKIGAGENYIGAESVSDWYLRNLAIYANIITQINANDKYVILIFGQGHIPILKHLLQNNDDFELVELNSVLK
- a CDS encoding DUF6090 family protein: MQEEITKHSKKIYKTVKNSEHTLGEKVKEIIIEIFIIVFAVTLSIWLHSWSEHKHQQEEVSVFLGNLKNDLKDDIKKLDNGKEQYQKANIDYEKILALTPLQLDSIYKSKDIVHFPVFSHGNIMNVGNFEGFKSSGKIGYIEDEKLKQKILSYYQIIVPAVNEVDKIYDSFLFKCFDKMIENADKPEEKLYSDPKFKKTVEFLVRLGKNNIRVYDENTKPEAIELIKEIEKKENK